In the genome of Quercus robur chromosome 3, dhQueRobu3.1, whole genome shotgun sequence, one region contains:
- the LOC126717685 gene encoding protein TIFY 6B-like isoform X2: protein MERDFLGLSSKEPLAVVKEEINNDACQDSGAQWQFLNKVSAISHLMSFKVSQEDKNQKIASDSHMSSGFMSISTADAFDASQKRSMAEIQSFNHNRQGANHFSLTSYPVQHDVKMFSVGNPFFKNHFATAGQNLAGVNVKQQLLGGIPATAPHSVIPTAANITGITEPWNGVKASGSPAQLTIFYGGTVHVYDDITPEKAQAIMLLAGNGSIASNAAHPKAQVQAPSSKLAAADGVTVNQPINTHPCSGLSSPLSVSSHTGAQSGSGSTGNDESMAAKTTGAPTTPVSKAVPLQMTKMVVPFSSVAPVPQARKASLARFLEKRKERVMNLGPYNLNKISPECTAQESNGANFCASPAAGAGSLLESKEGSHDV, encoded by the exons ATGGAGAgagattttctgggtttgagcTCAAAAGAACCGTTGGCTGTGGTGAAGGAAGAGATTAACAATGATGCCTGCCAAGACTCTG GAGCACAGTGGCAGTTCTTAAACAAGGTTTCTGCCATTTCTCATTTGATGTCTTTCAAGGTTTCTCAAGAAGACAAGAATCAAAAGATTGCTTCTGACTCCCACATGTCATCTGGATTTATGTCTATCTCAACAGCAGATGCTTTTGATGCTAGTCAGAAACGGTCTATGGCTGAAATCCAG TCCTTCAATCACAATAGGCAAGGTGCGAATCATTTTTCCCTGACATCTTACCCTGTGCAACATGATGTGAAGATGTTTTCTGTTGGAAACCCCTTCTTCAAGAATCATTTTGCTACTGCTGGTCAGAATTTGGCAGGTGTCAATGTGAAGCAACAGTTACTTGGAGGGATTCCGGCTACAGCTCCACATTCAGTTATTCCCACTGCTGCTAACATTACTGGGATAACTGAACCATg GAATGGTGTCAAGGCCTCTGGGTCTCCTGCTCAATTGACCATCTTTTATGGAGGTACTGTGCATGTCTATGATGACATAACCCCTGAGAAg GCTCAGGCTATAATGTTGTTGGCTGGGAATGGATCTATTGCTTCTAATGCAGCACATCCAAAAGCTCAAGTTCAAGCACCTAGCTCAAAATTGGCAGCTGCTGATGGTGTTACTGTGAATCAGCCCATAAACACACACCCTTGCTCTGGTCTTTCAAGTCCCTTGTCGGTTTCTTCACATACTGGTGCCCAGTCGGGAAGTGGATCCACTGGCAATGATGAATCGATGGCTGCTAAAACCACTGGAGCTCCAACAACTCCTGTTAGCAAAGCGGTGCCTCTGCAAATGACTAAAATGGTGGTCCCATTTTCATCTG TTGCACCTGTTCCACAAGCACGAAAGGCATCCTTGGCTCGATTTTTGGAGAAGCGCAAGGAAAG GGTAATGAATTTAGGGCCATATAACCTCAACAAGATATCTCCTGAATGCACTGCCCAAGAATCCAATGGTGCAAATTTCTGTGCCAGTCCTGCTGCAGGTGCTGGTTCTCTCTTGGAAAGCAAGGAGGGTAGCCACGATGTATGA
- the LOC126717685 gene encoding protein TIFY 6B-like isoform X3 — translation MERDFLGLSSKEPLAVVKEEINNDACQDSGAQWQFLNKVSAISHLMSFKVSQEDKNQKIASDSHMSSGFMSISTADAFDASQKRSMAEIQMFSVGNPFFKNHFATAGQNLAGVNVKQQLLGGIPATAPHSVIPTAANITGITEPWNGVKASGSPAQLTIFYGGTVHVYDDITPEKAQAIMLLAGNGSIASNAAHPKAQVQAPSSKLAAADGVTVNQPINTHPCSGLSSPLSVSSHTGAQSGSGSTGNDESMAAKTTGAPTTPVSKAVPLQMTKMVVPFSSVAPVPQARKASLARFLEKRKERVMNLGPYNLNKISPECTAQESNGANFCASPAAGAGSLLESKEGSHDV, via the exons ATGGAGAgagattttctgggtttgagcTCAAAAGAACCGTTGGCTGTGGTGAAGGAAGAGATTAACAATGATGCCTGCCAAGACTCTG GAGCACAGTGGCAGTTCTTAAACAAGGTTTCTGCCATTTCTCATTTGATGTCTTTCAAGGTTTCTCAAGAAGACAAGAATCAAAAGATTGCTTCTGACTCCCACATGTCATCTGGATTTATGTCTATCTCAACAGCAGATGCTTTTGATGCTAGTCAGAAACGGTCTATGGCTGAAATCCAG ATGTTTTCTGTTGGAAACCCCTTCTTCAAGAATCATTTTGCTACTGCTGGTCAGAATTTGGCAGGTGTCAATGTGAAGCAACAGTTACTTGGAGGGATTCCGGCTACAGCTCCACATTCAGTTATTCCCACTGCTGCTAACATTACTGGGATAACTGAACCATg GAATGGTGTCAAGGCCTCTGGGTCTCCTGCTCAATTGACCATCTTTTATGGAGGTACTGTGCATGTCTATGATGACATAACCCCTGAGAAg GCTCAGGCTATAATGTTGTTGGCTGGGAATGGATCTATTGCTTCTAATGCAGCACATCCAAAAGCTCAAGTTCAAGCACCTAGCTCAAAATTGGCAGCTGCTGATGGTGTTACTGTGAATCAGCCCATAAACACACACCCTTGCTCTGGTCTTTCAAGTCCCTTGTCGGTTTCTTCACATACTGGTGCCCAGTCGGGAAGTGGATCCACTGGCAATGATGAATCGATGGCTGCTAAAACCACTGGAGCTCCAACAACTCCTGTTAGCAAAGCGGTGCCTCTGCAAATGACTAAAATGGTGGTCCCATTTTCATCTG TTGCACCTGTTCCACAAGCACGAAAGGCATCCTTGGCTCGATTTTTGGAGAAGCGCAAGGAAAG GGTAATGAATTTAGGGCCATATAACCTCAACAAGATATCTCCTGAATGCACTGCCCAAGAATCCAATGGTGCAAATTTCTGTGCCAGTCCTGCTGCAGGTGCTGGTTCTCTCTTGGAAAGCAAGGAGGGTAGCCACGATGTATGA
- the LOC126717685 gene encoding protein TIFY 6B-like isoform X1: MERDFLGLSSKEPLAVVKEEINNDACQDSGAQWQFLNKVSAISHLMSFKVSQEDKNQKIASDSHMSSGFMSISTADAFDASQKRSMAEIQKSFNHNRQGANHFSLTSYPVQHDVKMFSVGNPFFKNHFATAGQNLAGVNVKQQLLGGIPATAPHSVIPTAANITGITEPWNGVKASGSPAQLTIFYGGTVHVYDDITPEKAQAIMLLAGNGSIASNAAHPKAQVQAPSSKLAAADGVTVNQPINTHPCSGLSSPLSVSSHTGAQSGSGSTGNDESMAAKTTGAPTTPVSKAVPLQMTKMVVPFSSVAPVPQARKASLARFLEKRKERVMNLGPYNLNKISPECTAQESNGANFCASPAAGAGSLLESKEGSHDV, from the exons ATGGAGAgagattttctgggtttgagcTCAAAAGAACCGTTGGCTGTGGTGAAGGAAGAGATTAACAATGATGCCTGCCAAGACTCTG GAGCACAGTGGCAGTTCTTAAACAAGGTTTCTGCCATTTCTCATTTGATGTCTTTCAAGGTTTCTCAAGAAGACAAGAATCAAAAGATTGCTTCTGACTCCCACATGTCATCTGGATTTATGTCTATCTCAACAGCAGATGCTTTTGATGCTAGTCAGAAACGGTCTATGGCTGAAATCCAG AAGTCCTTCAATCACAATAGGCAAGGTGCGAATCATTTTTCCCTGACATCTTACCCTGTGCAACATGATGTGAAGATGTTTTCTGTTGGAAACCCCTTCTTCAAGAATCATTTTGCTACTGCTGGTCAGAATTTGGCAGGTGTCAATGTGAAGCAACAGTTACTTGGAGGGATTCCGGCTACAGCTCCACATTCAGTTATTCCCACTGCTGCTAACATTACTGGGATAACTGAACCATg GAATGGTGTCAAGGCCTCTGGGTCTCCTGCTCAATTGACCATCTTTTATGGAGGTACTGTGCATGTCTATGATGACATAACCCCTGAGAAg GCTCAGGCTATAATGTTGTTGGCTGGGAATGGATCTATTGCTTCTAATGCAGCACATCCAAAAGCTCAAGTTCAAGCACCTAGCTCAAAATTGGCAGCTGCTGATGGTGTTACTGTGAATCAGCCCATAAACACACACCCTTGCTCTGGTCTTTCAAGTCCCTTGTCGGTTTCTTCACATACTGGTGCCCAGTCGGGAAGTGGATCCACTGGCAATGATGAATCGATGGCTGCTAAAACCACTGGAGCTCCAACAACTCCTGTTAGCAAAGCGGTGCCTCTGCAAATGACTAAAATGGTGGTCCCATTTTCATCTG TTGCACCTGTTCCACAAGCACGAAAGGCATCCTTGGCTCGATTTTTGGAGAAGCGCAAGGAAAG GGTAATGAATTTAGGGCCATATAACCTCAACAAGATATCTCCTGAATGCACTGCCCAAGAATCCAATGGTGCAAATTTCTGTGCCAGTCCTGCTGCAGGTGCTGGTTCTCTCTTGGAAAGCAAGGAGGGTAGCCACGATGTATGA
- the LOC126720075 gene encoding uncharacterized protein LOC126720075: MKEIYSHNIKIPDFSLPNKTKLILIENEALSTLTESNKGINSSLILAPDLEKMAEPKKMVETARSLEKETPYYHKSSLWDSTLTKIPGLSFKVNKFPLNPVGSVTCLRGDNEGRRYGSDTNYPTYSDHMQGVKGFMGDQVQGPTCLLSEDVKVFPNNFVKLLYSHVKRNDNRVAHSLARNALCILDVQVWMEDVPSHIGLILLLDVVELH; the protein is encoded by the exons atgaaagaaatttattcTCATAATATCAAAATTCCGGATTTTTCTCTCCCTAATAAAACGAAATTGATATTAATTGAGAATGAGGCTCTATCAACGTTAACTGAAAGTAATAAGGGCATTAATTCTAGCCTCATTCTAGCAC CTGATTTGGAAAAGATGGCTGAACCAAAGAAAATGGTTGAAACGGCAAGGTCACTTGAAAAGGAAACTCCTTATTATCATAAAAGCTCACTTTGGGATTCTACTCTTACTAAAATTCCAGGATTGAGTTTCAAGGTTAATAAATTTCCTTTAAATCCAGTTGGTTCGGTAACGTGCTTGAGAGGAGATAATGAAGGGAGAAGGTACGGGTCTGATACCAATTATCCCACTTACTCTGATCACATGCAGGGTGTGAAAGGTTTTATGGGTGATCAAGTGCAGGGTCCAACATGTTTACTGAGTGAAGATGTGAAAGtgtttcctaacaattttgtaaaattgttgtattCTCATGTTAAGAGAAACGACAATAGGGTTGCTCATAGTCTGGCTAGAAATGCACTATGCATACTAGATGTTCAagtatggatggaagatgtcCCATCACATATTGGTTTGATTTTACTATTGGATGTAGTTgaattacattaa
- the LOC126719475 gene encoding uncharacterized protein LOC126719475: MAGDPMKRNQNLYCQYHQEPGHTTEDCRKLRNHLDQLVQKGKLRHLLHHSSGQQGQVNPESQRDTSLRPPIGTINDILAAPGRTGFCPSRVMSVARLSTENDNRESKKAKKEASLMLGFSDEDKIGTIQPHDDALVVTLRIGGYDVKRVLVDQGSAMEVMYPSLYKRLNLKPEDLTAYDSHVVSFEGKTVTPRGQIRLPIQTGSDVVEVDFIVVDTYSPYTTIVAKPWLHALGAVSSTLHQKVKYLSEG, encoded by the coding sequence ATGGCAGGAGACCCCATGAAGCGCAACCAAAACCTgtattgccaataccaccaagaaccggggcacaccaccgaggaCTGCAGGAAATTAAGGAACCACTTAGACCAGCTGGTCCAAAAGGGAAAATTAAGACACCTCCTACATCATTCCAGTGGTCAACAAGGACAAGTGAATCCGGAGTCTCAAAGAGACACCTCCTTAAGACCTCCTATAGGCACGATAAATGACATTCTTGCTGCTCCAGGAAGGACCGGCTTTTGTCCTTCCAGAGTGATGTCTGTGGCTCGGCTATCCACCGAGAACGACAATCGGGAGTCCAAAAAGGCCAAGAAGGAAGCCTCACTGATGCTGGGCTTTTCGGACGAAGATAAGATCGGAACCATCCAACCCCATGACGATGCTTTGGTAGTCACACTCAGGATTGGAGGATATGATGTGAAAAGGGTACTAGTAGATCAGGGCAGTGCTATGGAAGTAATGTACCCCAGCCTGTACAAAAGGCTAAACTTAAAACCTGAGGACCTAACGGCATACGATTCCCATGTAGTAAGTTTCGAGGGAAAAACCGTTACTCCAAGAGGCCAGATTAGACTACCCATACAAACCGGTTCGgacgtggtggaggtggatttcATTGTAGTTGAcacttattcaccctacacaaCTATTGTGGCTAAaccttggcttcatgccctaGGAGCTGTCTCTTCTACCCTGCACCAGAAGGTGAAGTACCTGTCGGAGGGCTAG